In the genome of Nocardia sp. NBC_00416, one region contains:
- a CDS encoding DUF1707 SHOCT-like domain-containing protein, with protein MSELPGARITVAERDRALRELAEHLGSGRLTLNEFEERTAAVTAARTTPELAALFADLPAPPAPSAPPDSTDPAVGFALLAGGSAVFALILALVFGGWLWLLLLVIVLVSAPLLPAVLRRNRVPGQS; from the coding sequence TGCGGAGCGCGATCGCGCACTGCGGGAACTCGCCGAACATCTGGGCTCGGGTCGGCTGACTCTCAACGAATTCGAAGAGCGCACGGCCGCGGTGACCGCGGCGCGGACCACACCGGAACTGGCCGCACTGTTCGCCGATCTGCCCGCGCCGCCCGCACCGTCGGCTCCACCCGACTCCACCGATCCCGCGGTCGGTTTCGCACTGCTGGCCGGCGGGTCAGCGGTATTCGCCCTCATCCTGGCGCTCGTGTTCGGCGGCTGGCTGTGGCTGCTGCTGCTGGTGATCGTCCTGGTATCCGCACCGCTGCTACCGGCCGTGCTACGGCGCAACCGGGTTCCGGGACAATCCTGA
- a CDS encoding serine/threonine-protein kinase produces the protein MPEHPSSSERPLPPPWSKRRVRGAEMPRRGAHTWSTLRTNSSESVQRAAESDLTRAAEELLAESGDTGPRSATDAAAVPSGSGVFVPVTVGSVPAVAAPPPSDSAPVTPDLSDFDRAIAALTGDDIARLNSLAGPDDDLDDLLLGEDEDEDEDDDFADPDPFAGFEEEQLSGRTGRSRPSVRRLGAGLVALPRVDPVDPATAVLADPMVPEHKRFCWKCQAPNGRSGPDGPGAVAGDCARCGSAYNFLPALSAGEVVAEQYVVKGCLAHGGLGWIYLAVDTNVSDRWVVLKGLQNPQDFEAHVVALAERQFLSEITHPGVVKIYNFVKHRSHREVADGYIVMEYVGGRSLKKMLDMAGPERIPVAQTIAYMMEVLPALDYLHSFGLAYNDLKPDNIMVTDDEVKLIDLGAVAAMESYGSIYGTPGYQAPEIIETGPTVATDVYAAGRTLAALILDLRKDAHGNYRAEMPTPDEFPLLRQYPCLHRLLVRATHTDPARRFPSTYAMYCQLAGVLRMVLAADSSREHPQASVEFGSLRGDFGIDALIGQTDGMVDGGHRSLGLDAAAVVATLPIPLIDADDPSVELLAPLLHGDARQTLDALRQTSERISAGTIDAPETFEVEGALAAVRAHLDLGELSPALALLEALRPRTTTDWRIEWFTGVTDLLDERYESAYLHFDEVHTMLPGELAPALALAATAELVLQALADPADSDRWHTAAAEFYRLVWQTNHGVVSAAFGLARRLAADGELLQAVQVLDGVPDTSRHHGTARMTGSLLLVSRPHREITEIDLREAASRLEIADEPRALQMQVVVVGAALEWLRSRMRPASADTTLLGYPLTVPGLRSGLESRLRALARTAPGRLHRYRLVDLANSVRPHTRW, from the coding sequence ATGCCAGAGCATCCCAGCTCATCCGAGCGTCCGCTCCCACCGCCCTGGTCGAAGCGTCGTGTCCGCGGGGCCGAGATGCCCCGGCGCGGCGCCCACACCTGGTCCACGCTGCGCACCAACAGCAGCGAGAGTGTGCAACGCGCCGCGGAGTCCGATCTGACCCGCGCCGCCGAGGAACTACTCGCCGAATCCGGCGACACCGGTCCGCGCAGCGCCACCGACGCCGCGGCGGTCCCCAGCGGGTCCGGGGTATTCGTGCCGGTCACCGTCGGTTCCGTGCCCGCTGTCGCGGCGCCGCCACCATCGGACAGCGCACCCGTGACACCGGACCTGTCGGACTTCGACCGGGCCATCGCGGCGCTGACCGGCGACGATATCGCTCGGCTCAACAGTCTCGCCGGGCCCGACGACGATCTGGACGACCTCCTGCTCGGCGAGGACGAGGACGAGGACGAGGACGACGACTTCGCCGATCCCGACCCGTTCGCGGGATTCGAGGAGGAGCAGCTGTCGGGCCGCACCGGCCGCTCCCGTCCGAGTGTCCGGCGGCTCGGCGCCGGGCTGGTCGCGCTGCCGCGGGTGGACCCGGTGGACCCGGCCACGGCTGTCCTCGCGGATCCGATGGTGCCCGAGCACAAACGCTTCTGCTGGAAATGCCAGGCACCCAACGGCCGATCCGGTCCGGACGGTCCCGGCGCGGTCGCGGGGGACTGCGCGCGCTGCGGTTCGGCCTACAACTTCCTGCCCGCCCTGTCCGCCGGCGAAGTGGTCGCCGAGCAATACGTGGTCAAGGGCTGTTTGGCGCACGGTGGCCTGGGCTGGATCTACCTGGCGGTCGACACCAATGTGAGCGATCGCTGGGTGGTGCTCAAGGGGCTCCAGAATCCTCAGGACTTCGAGGCGCACGTCGTCGCGCTGGCCGAACGACAGTTCCTGTCCGAGATCACCCATCCCGGTGTGGTCAAGATCTACAACTTCGTCAAGCACCGCTCCCATCGTGAGGTGGCCGACGGCTACATCGTCATGGAGTACGTCGGCGGGCGTTCGCTGAAGAAGATGCTGGATATGGCGGGGCCGGAACGTATTCCGGTGGCCCAGACCATCGCGTACATGATGGAGGTGCTGCCCGCCCTCGACTATCTGCACTCGTTCGGGCTGGCCTACAACGATCTCAAACCGGACAACATCATGGTCACCGATGACGAGGTCAAGCTCATCGACCTCGGAGCCGTGGCGGCGATGGAGTCCTACGGAAGCATCTACGGCACCCCCGGCTATCAGGCGCCGGAGATCATCGAGACCGGTCCCACCGTGGCCACCGACGTCTACGCGGCCGGCCGCACCCTGGCCGCGCTGATTCTCGACCTGCGCAAGGACGCCCACGGCAATTACCGCGCCGAGATGCCCACGCCCGACGAATTCCCGCTCCTGCGGCAGTATCCGTGCCTGCATCGGCTGCTGGTCCGGGCGACTCATACGGATCCGGCCCGCCGGTTCCCGTCCACCTACGCCATGTACTGCCAGCTGGCCGGGGTCCTGCGGATGGTGCTGGCCGCGGATTCGAGTCGTGAGCATCCCCAGGCTTCCGTCGAGTTCGGGTCGTTGCGTGGCGATTTCGGCATCGACGCGCTGATCGGTCAGACCGACGGGATGGTCGACGGCGGGCACCGGAGTCTCGGCCTGGACGCCGCCGCGGTGGTGGCCACGCTGCCGATCCCGCTGATCGATGCCGACGACCCCAGCGTCGAGCTGCTCGCGCCGCTGCTGCACGGGGACGCCCGGCAGACGCTGGACGCCCTGCGACAGACCTCTGAACGGATCTCGGCCGGCACCATCGACGCACCGGAGACTTTCGAGGTGGAGGGCGCGCTCGCCGCCGTTCGCGCCCATCTCGACCTGGGTGAACTGAGTCCGGCGCTCGCTCTGCTGGAAGCGCTGCGGCCCCGCACCACGACCGACTGGCGGATCGAATGGTTCACCGGTGTCACCGATCTGCTGGACGAGCGCTACGAGAGCGCGTACCTGCACTTCGACGAGGTGCACACGATGCTGCCCGGTGAGCTGGCGCCCGCGCTGGCCCTGGCCGCCACGGCCGAACTCGTCCTGCAGGCGCTGGCCGATCCGGCCGATTCCGATCGCTGGCACACCGCTGCCGCGGAGTTCTACCGGCTGGTCTGGCAGACGAACCACGGCGTGGTCAGCGCGGCTTTCGGCTTGGCCCGGCGGTTGGCCGCCGACGGTGAGCTGCTCCAGGCCGTGCAGGTTCTGGACGGGGTGCCCGATACGTCCCGGCACCACGGCACCGCGCGGATGACCGGCAGCCTGCTGCTGGTATCGCGGCCGCACCGCGAGATCACCGAGATCGACCTGCGCGAGGCGGCCTCCCGGCTGGAGATCGCCGACGAACCGCGGGCACTGCAGATGCAGGTCGTGGTGGTCGGGGCGGCATTGGAATGGCTTCGGTCCCGGATGCGTCCCGCCTCCGCCGACACCACGCTGCTCGGTTATCCGCTGACCGTGCCGGGATTGCGCAGCGGGCTGGAATCACGCCTGCGTGCGCTGGCCCGGACCGCGCCCGGGCGGCTGCACCGCTACCGGCTGGTGGACCTGGCCAATAGCGTGCGGCCGCATACCCGCTGGTGA
- the eccE gene encoding type VII secretion protein EccE has translation MTITAERAVRAPDRRVAGVERGPFAVMAIGGSVVMAGLSAYLPLWGAALIVAGLLLAVVVRIGGRTPVRWFLDWFDFRTGRSGRAVLLNEQIPIRDIDVPAGICGIAQEGDVLVAMIQLAPNLDLPTVIAEQTIYTEDTVSVESLLPMLDQYGIGVDIDIVTTGQRVRSAGSYSMLYDQLIGSHPVVGNRLTWLVLRLDQERNLKVLARRGPCAVVGPRTLATAAHRIAGRLRERGVAAHPLPGAALLDATRLLHAGAELSDLTERWDRLKTSVPGRFVTSFGIDWSQLDDAGLDDCWTWNSGRTTMVVSLSGADGPRALVRYIGPAMTEALPDYLRRLPGRQSLALRASLPTGISLRALTRDERTVDEAPAELSAGLSVAIGPNGQILGAISGQTRHQLALPLFDPAPYNPRRRTVDVHAMLPVAQQLVLRATVVGADIEVHTNRPQRWQHLVSAVGDAQSLRLANTDDPEPGARATITVFDQLPPQASSAPTTVSISDPGSPRRGSVDLAIEQVGDSQLDVRIPMRTVRVNLVEPRGETRYLDHSERPPTVSPPPGNSERTVPVTRPHGYPTR, from the coding sequence GTGACGATAACGGCGGAACGGGCGGTGCGCGCGCCGGACCGCCGGGTCGCCGGGGTGGAGCGCGGCCCGTTCGCGGTGATGGCGATCGGAGGCAGTGTGGTGATGGCCGGATTGTCCGCGTATCTACCGTTATGGGGCGCGGCCCTGATCGTCGCAGGTCTACTACTGGCAGTGGTGGTGCGGATCGGGGGCCGCACGCCGGTGCGGTGGTTCCTGGACTGGTTCGATTTCCGGACCGGAAGGTCCGGACGCGCTGTCCTGCTCAACGAGCAGATCCCGATCCGCGATATCGACGTTCCGGCGGGTATCTGCGGTATCGCGCAGGAAGGCGATGTGCTGGTCGCCATGATCCAGCTCGCCCCGAATCTGGACCTGCCCACGGTGATCGCCGAACAGACCATCTACACCGAGGACACCGTCTCGGTCGAGAGTCTGCTGCCGATGCTCGACCAGTACGGCATCGGTGTCGATATCGATATCGTCACCACCGGCCAGCGGGTCAGGTCGGCCGGCAGCTACAGCATGCTCTACGACCAGTTGATCGGGTCGCATCCGGTCGTCGGCAACCGGCTGACCTGGTTGGTGCTGCGACTGGACCAGGAACGCAACCTGAAGGTGCTGGCCCGGCGCGGACCGTGCGCGGTGGTCGGGCCGCGGACGCTGGCCACCGCGGCGCACCGGATCGCCGGTCGCCTGCGCGAGCGCGGTGTGGCCGCGCATCCGCTGCCGGGCGCTGCCCTGCTGGACGCCACCCGGTTGCTGCACGCGGGCGCCGAACTCAGTGATCTGACCGAGCGGTGGGATCGTCTGAAGACCTCGGTGCCCGGCCGTTTCGTCACGAGTTTCGGCATCGACTGGTCACAGCTCGACGATGCGGGGCTCGACGACTGCTGGACTTGGAACAGCGGCCGCACGACGATGGTGGTCAGTCTGTCCGGCGCCGACGGTCCCCGGGCGCTGGTGCGTTATATCGGTCCGGCGATGACCGAGGCGCTGCCGGACTATCTGCGTCGGCTGCCCGGGCGTCAGTCGCTGGCGCTGCGGGCCAGCCTGCCCACCGGGATCTCCCTGCGGGCGCTGACGCGCGATGAGCGAACCGTGGACGAAGCACCTGCCGAGCTGAGCGCCGGGCTATCGGTCGCGATCGGCCCCAACGGGCAGATCCTGGGCGCGATCAGCGGGCAGACCCGCCATCAGCTCGCGCTGCCCCTCTTCGATCCCGCCCCCTACAATCCGCGTCGGCGGACCGTGGATGTGCACGCGATGCTGCCTGTTGCTCAGCAGCTGGTGCTGCGCGCCACTGTCGTCGGCGCGGATATCGAGGTGCACACCAATCGTCCGCAGCGCTGGCAGCATCTGGTCAGCGCGGTCGGTGACGCCCAGTCGTTGCGGTTGGCGAACACCGACGATCCGGAACCGGGGGCCCGGGCGACCATCACGGTTTTCGACCAGCTGCCCCCGCAGGCGTCGTCGGCGCCGACGACGGTGTCCATCAGCGATCCGGGCAGTCCGCGCCGCGGTTCGGTGGATCTGGCGATCGAGCAGGTCGGCGATTCACAGCTGGATGTGCGGATTCCGATGCGCACCGTGCGGGTGAACCTGGTCGAACCGCGCGGCGAGACGCGCTATCTCGACCACAGCGAACGCCCCCCGACGGTGTCCCCGCCGCCGGGTAATTCCGAGCGCACCGTTCCGGTGACACGACCACATGGATATCCCACCCGTTGA
- a CDS encoding helix-turn-helix domain-containing protein, with product MTVVADPEPDSGRFDNPDSAQEQTPRQAAASIFSSRLSELIAESVVSTEDGSTRGLTLYSLAQHLELAYPDVPVSQSGLYRLIHGDAIPRLDLIIALARVFDVPPEYFVTAEKTR from the coding sequence ATGACCGTGGTAGCGGATCCCGAACCGGACAGTGGAAGATTCGACAACCCGGACAGCGCGCAGGAGCAGACACCGCGGCAGGCCGCCGCGTCGATATTCTCCAGCCGGCTCTCGGAGCTCATCGCCGAATCGGTGGTGTCCACCGAGGACGGCTCGACTAGAGGTCTGACGTTGTATTCGCTGGCCCAGCACCTGGAGCTCGCGTATCCCGATGTTCCGGTGTCGCAGTCGGGTCTGTATCGGCTCATTCACGGTGATGCCATTCCGCGGCTGGATCTGATCATCGCGCTGGCGCGGGTGTTCGATGTGCCGCCGGAGTACTTCGTGACGGCCGAGAAGACGCGCTGA
- a CDS encoding SPFH domain-containing protein, producing the protein MAWFEREFIAVPETGKKQLVYKWPDVSIRRYSRAIVNADQTALFVKSGQVVGVLGPGRHRIDADELPLLGALVDTLSGGNYYRAELYFVSTREFAGIKFGGRLADIADPVSEQIVTLRVFGEFALTVRDSGQLITSLAGSTDLHDPTGIETWSADLLLKAMKVAVTQGVSQGEWPVLGLSGLLPAIEDAVVRQTNTALYEYGLRIPRLGNFDITLAPEDSDRLKRLAKDVTYIRLAGDFRQYAAGEMALGAGQGLASGHGHDGGFLGAALGINALQQSSPPAGGQFPPAPASPWQQHQQSREPQAALPSAAQPAELAPAASERPVCAVCATANPAGANFCVDCGSRLAPAEPAHCHHCGAELAAAAKFCASCGTRAHRA; encoded by the coding sequence ATGGCCTGGTTCGAACGCGAGTTCATCGCCGTCCCGGAGACCGGTAAGAAACAACTCGTCTACAAGTGGCCGGACGTGAGCATCCGGCGGTACTCCCGCGCCATCGTCAATGCCGACCAGACCGCGTTATTCGTCAAATCGGGGCAGGTCGTGGGTGTCCTGGGCCCCGGCCGGCACCGCATCGACGCGGACGAACTACCCCTCCTCGGCGCCCTCGTGGACACCTTGTCCGGCGGGAACTACTACCGTGCCGAGCTCTACTTCGTCTCCACCCGTGAATTCGCCGGGATCAAGTTCGGCGGGCGACTGGCCGATATCGCCGACCCGGTGAGCGAGCAGATCGTCACCCTGCGGGTCTTCGGCGAATTCGCCCTGACCGTGCGCGACTCCGGACAGCTCATCACCTCGCTCGCCGGAAGCACCGATCTGCACGATCCGACCGGTATCGAAACCTGGAGCGCCGATCTGCTCCTCAAAGCGATGAAGGTCGCGGTGACGCAGGGCGTCTCACAGGGCGAATGGCCGGTGCTGGGCCTGTCCGGGCTGCTGCCCGCCATCGAGGACGCCGTCGTGCGGCAGACCAATACCGCGCTCTACGAGTACGGCCTGCGGATCCCCCGGCTCGGCAATTTCGACATCACCCTGGCCCCCGAGGACTCCGACCGACTCAAACGGCTCGCCAAGGACGTCACCTATATCCGGCTCGCCGGCGATTTCCGGCAGTACGCGGCCGGGGAGATGGCGCTGGGCGCCGGGCAGGGACTGGCATCGGGCCACGGCCACGACGGCGGCTTCCTGGGCGCCGCACTGGGCATCAACGCCCTGCAGCAATCGAGCCCACCGGCCGGCGGCCAGTTCCCACCCGCCCCCGCATCACCCTGGCAACAGCACCAGCAGTCCCGGGAGCCGCAGGCAGCGCTGCCGTCCGCGGCACAGCCGGCCGAACTGGCGCCCGCGGCCTCCGAACGGCCCGTCTGCGCGGTCTGCGCCACGGCCAACCCCGCGGGCGCCAACTTCTGTGTCGACTGCGGTAGTCGCCTCGCCCCCGCCGAACCCGCCCACTGCCACCACTGCGGCGCCGAACTCGCCGCGGCGGCCAAGTTCTGCGCGTCCTGCGGTACCCGGGCGCACCGGGCCTGA
- a CDS encoding discoidin domain-containing protein: MPDADSGDVFLRNRGAILDALLADPAFGLNTESSGTALAPEPEPASGPGGPEAAFDESLLSAAPYERDLSADVPEPVGVGSVAGGPDSVPAVSRPRRSTAGPSASERINALLSGQAPDTQSSSYANENAERVADRLNSTAAPEAEPPPATAPDPNRAERQSPQEIAREVADQLRKPRVALAVAAVVALLIVVLLVVTGGKDDSETQPLAITPAPTQPAPQTTEQAASGTIQPESAEAKCPAGGTDGMDAFSGEPDKAWSCPRAYKIDGQVLRIDLGKEYKIDSIAIVPGWDHVGTDGADQWMKYRTVNRVSYQLNDDDKTTYTQETLDQRSMVVTQIDPPIKASEIVLTVLKSSGDNSNNSVAISSIVITGQ; encoded by the coding sequence ATGCCCGATGCGGATTCCGGAGACGTATTTCTCCGCAATCGAGGTGCGATTCTGGATGCCCTGCTGGCAGATCCGGCTTTCGGGCTCAACACGGAGTCTTCCGGCACAGCCCTCGCGCCCGAGCCCGAACCGGCCTCCGGTCCGGGCGGGCCGGAGGCCGCGTTCGACGAATCGTTACTCTCCGCGGCCCCCTATGAACGCGACCTCTCGGCCGACGTGCCGGAGCCGGTCGGAGTGGGTTCGGTCGCGGGCGGGCCGGATTCCGTTCCCGCGGTGTCGCGGCCGCGTCGTTCCACCGCCGGACCTTCGGCGAGTGAACGGATCAATGCTCTGCTCAGCGGGCAGGCGCCCGATACCCAGTCCTCGTCGTACGCCAATGAGAACGCCGAACGCGTCGCCGATCGACTGAACTCCACCGCCGCTCCCGAGGCCGAGCCGCCGCCCGCGACCGCGCCCGACCCGAACCGTGCCGAGCGGCAGTCGCCACAGGAGATCGCCCGCGAGGTAGCCGACCAGCTGCGCAAACCGCGCGTCGCGCTGGCCGTCGCCGCCGTGGTCGCGTTGCTGATCGTGGTCCTGCTGGTGGTGACCGGCGGCAAGGACGATTCGGAAACCCAACCGCTGGCGATCACGCCGGCTCCGACTCAACCGGCGCCGCAGACCACCGAACAGGCCGCCAGCGGCACCATCCAACCTGAATCGGCCGAGGCGAAATGTCCCGCCGGGGGGACCGACGGCATGGACGCGTTCTCCGGGGAACCGGATAAAGCCTGGTCCTGTCCGCGCGCCTACAAAATCGACGGCCAGGTACTGCGAATCGACCTGGGCAAGGAGTACAAGATCGATTCGATCGCGATCGTGCCGGGCTGGGACCATGTGGGCACCGACGGCGCCGATCAATGGATGAAATACCGTACGGTGAACCGCGTCTCGTACCAGTTGAACGATGACGACAAGACCACCTACACCCAGGAGACGTTGGACCAGCGGTCCATGGTGGTCACTCAGATCGACCCGCCGATCAAGGCGTCGGAGATCGTGCTGACGGTACTGAAATCCAGCGGTGACAACTCCAACAACAGTGTGGCCATCTCTTCCATCGTGATAACCGGGCAGTGA
- a CDS encoding amino acid permease: MTTVQEPRGQAAPAESLHAEDAGYHKSLRPRQLQMIAIGGAIGTGLFLGAGSRLHDAGPGLFLVYAVCGIFVFFILRALGELVLHRPSSGSFVSYAREFYGEKLAFAVGWMYFFHWCMTGIVDITAIATYVHFWGAFEVIPQWTIALIALAIVLAINMVSVKWFGELEFWAALIKVVALVAFLIIGTVFLAGRFDIEGNPTGFSVISDNGGLFPAGLLPLVVVTTGVVFAYAAVELVGTAAGEAENPEKIMPRAINSVIARIALFYVGSLVLLGLLLPYTVFKSGESPFVTFFSRIGIDGAGSVMNLVVLTAAFSSLNAGLYSTGRILRSMSMNGSAPKIASRMSTTGVPYVGILATGAIALVGVGLNAVVPEKAFEIVLNVSALGTIFSWTAIVLCQLQLWRWARDGKIERPKFRLPGAPYTSYATLVFLVAVVLLMLFSEEVEQRFAVIAMLVIGVPALVGGWFLARKRVGELTAARATIAASAASAPAAESGDTVRILDEPEDK; the protein is encoded by the coding sequence ATGACAACTGTTCAAGAGCCTCGGGGACAGGCGGCGCCGGCGGAGAGTCTGCATGCCGAAGACGCGGGCTATCACAAGTCGCTGCGCCCCCGGCAGCTCCAGATGATCGCCATCGGCGGAGCCATCGGAACGGGCCTGTTCCTCGGCGCCGGCAGCCGGCTGCACGACGCCGGACCCGGCCTGTTCCTGGTATACGCCGTCTGCGGCATCTTCGTATTCTTCATTCTGCGGGCCCTCGGCGAGCTGGTCCTGCACCGCCCGTCCTCCGGGTCCTTCGTGTCCTACGCGCGTGAGTTCTACGGCGAGAAGCTGGCCTTCGCGGTCGGCTGGATGTACTTCTTCCACTGGTGCATGACCGGCATCGTGGATATCACCGCGATCGCCACCTATGTCCACTTCTGGGGCGCCTTCGAGGTGATCCCGCAATGGACCATCGCACTGATCGCCCTGGCCATCGTGCTGGCGATCAATATGGTCTCGGTGAAGTGGTTCGGTGAACTGGAGTTCTGGGCCGCCCTGATCAAGGTCGTCGCCCTGGTCGCCTTCCTGATCATCGGCACCGTCTTCCTGGCCGGCCGCTTCGATATCGAGGGTAACCCCACCGGCTTCAGCGTCATCTCCGACAACGGTGGTCTGTTCCCGGCCGGATTGCTGCCGCTGGTCGTCGTCACCACCGGTGTGGTCTTCGCCTACGCCGCGGTGGAACTCGTGGGCACCGCGGCCGGTGAGGCGGAGAACCCCGAGAAGATCATGCCGCGCGCCATCAACTCGGTGATCGCCCGTATCGCGCTGTTCTACGTCGGTTCGCTGGTCCTGCTCGGGCTGCTGCTGCCCTACACCGTGTTCAAGTCCGGTGAGAGCCCGTTCGTCACCTTCTTCTCCAGGATCGGTATCGACGGCGCCGGTTCGGTCATGAACCTGGTGGTGCTGACCGCGGCGTTCTCCAGCCTGAACGCCGGCCTGTACTCGACCGGACGCATCCTGCGCTCGATGTCGATGAACGGCAGCGCACCGAAGATCGCGTCCCGAATGTCCACGACCGGTGTTCCCTACGTCGGCATTCTCGCTACCGGCGCCATCGCACTGGTGGGCGTCGGACTGAACGCGGTCGTTCCCGAGAAGGCGTTCGAGATCGTGCTGAACGTCTCGGCGCTGGGCACCATCTTCTCGTGGACGGCGATCGTGCTCTGCCAGCTCCAGCTGTGGCGCTGGGCTCGGGACGGCAAGATCGAGCGGCCCAAGTTCCGGTTGCCCGGCGCGCCGTACACCAGCTACGCCACCCTGGTGTTCCTGGTCGCCGTGGTCCTGCTGATGCTGTTCAGCGAAGAGGTCGAACAGCGTTTCGCCGTGATCGCGATGCTGGTGATCGGCGTCCCGGCTCTGGTCGGCGGTTGGTTCCTGGCCCGCAAGCGGGTCGGCGAGCTCACCGCAGCGCGTGCCACGATCGCCGCGTCTGCGGCTTCGGCCCCGGCCGCGGAATCCGGCGACACCGTCCGGATCCTGGACGAGCCCGAGGACAAGTAG